A window of Patescibacteria group bacterium contains these coding sequences:
- a CDS encoding nucleotidyltransferase domain-containing protein, whose protein sequence is MSFNLTKNQSLLLGLFFANPKKSFYMRQLSRMIDKEPGVFQKDINNLEDEGILKSNYVGNNRFFSLNKNYPLFKEIKSIINKTTGLEKTLEKSLQEIKNIDKAYIYGSYAKGESDKFSDIDLLIIGYPVSDKLENVIKQLEKRFRREINYTLYSQKEFNQKKNKDPFLKDIMNDKKIEII, encoded by the coding sequence ATGAGTTTTAATTTAACTAAAAATCAATCCTTACTTCTTGGCCTCTTTTTTGCCAATCCTAAAAAATCGTTTTATATGCGCCAATTAAGCCGCATGATAGATAAGGAGCCGGGCGTTTTTCAAAAAGATATTAATAATCTTGAGGATGAGGGCATTTTAAAAAGTAACTATGTTGGTAATAACCGGTTTTTTTCTTTAAATAAAAATTACCCCCTTTTTAAGGAAATAAAAAGTATTATTAACAAAACTACCGGTTTGGAAAAAACCTTGGAAAAAAGTTTGCAAGAAATAAAAAATATAGATAAAGCCTATATTTACGGTTCATACGCTAAGGGAGAATCTGATAAATTTAGTGATATTGATTTATTAATTATTGGCTATCCAGTATCAGATAAACTGGAAAATGTGATTAAACAATTAGAAAAAAGATTCAGAAGAGAAATAAATTATACCCTTTATTCCCAAAAAGAATTTAACCAGAAAAAAAATAAAGATCCGTTTTTAAAAGATATTATGAATGATAAAAAAATTGAGATAATTTAA